The proteins below come from a single Leptotrichia sp. oral taxon 223 genomic window:
- the fucO gene encoding lactaldehyde reductase: MAQRIILNEISYHGFGAINHIGDEVKKNKFKKAFICTDKGLLKFGGVSKITDLLDKENLDYEVFSDIQPNPTIENVKDGVEKYKSSGADYIIAIGGGSPMDTAKAIAIIINNPEFSDVRSLEGVADTKNKCVPIIAVATTAGTAAEVTINYVITDVEKDRKFVCVDPHDLPIIAIVDPAMMMSMPKELTAATGLDALTHAIEGFTTKAAWEMTDMFHLKAIELIAKYLRSAVNNEPEGREKMALASYIAGMGFSNVGLGIVHSMAHPLGAFYGTPHGIANAIILPTVMEYNAEFTGEKFRDIAKAFGVKHTRKMSPEEYRKAAIDKVRELANDVGIPDNLKGIMDIKDLDFIAESALNDVCTGGNPRDTNLEDIKELYKKLL, translated from the coding sequence ATGGCACAAAGAATTATTTTAAATGAAATTTCATATCATGGTTTTGGAGCAATAAACCATATTGGAGATGAAGTGAAGAAAAATAAATTTAAAAAAGCGTTTATATGTACAGATAAGGGGCTTTTAAAATTTGGTGGAGTGTCAAAAATTACAGATTTGCTGGATAAGGAAAATTTAGATTATGAAGTTTTTTCTGATATTCAGCCGAATCCGACTATTGAAAATGTAAAAGATGGTGTTGAAAAGTACAAATCTTCAGGTGCTGACTATATTATTGCGATTGGTGGAGGTTCACCAATGGATACTGCAAAGGCGATTGCTATTATTATAAATAATCCTGAATTTTCAGATGTACGAAGCCTTGAGGGTGTTGCTGATACTAAAAATAAATGTGTACCAATTATCGCTGTTGCGACAACAGCTGGAACTGCTGCAGAAGTTACAATTAACTATGTAATCACAGATGTTGAAAAAGACAGAAAATTTGTCTGTGTAGATCCCCATGATTTACCAATTATAGCAATTGTCGATCCAGCGATGATGATGAGCATGCCAAAAGAACTGACTGCTGCAACTGGACTGGATGCTTTAACTCATGCAATTGAAGGCTTTACGACAAAAGCGGCTTGGGAAATGACGGATATGTTCCATTTGAAAGCTATCGAACTAATTGCAAAATATTTGAGAAGCGCTGTGAATAATGAGCCTGAAGGACGTGAAAAAATGGCACTGGCTTCATATATAGCTGGAATGGGATTTTCAAATGTGGGACTTGGAATTGTACATTCGATGGCTCATCCATTGGGAGCATTTTATGGAACTCCGCATGGAATTGCAAATGCGATAATTCTTCCAACTGTAATGGAATACAATGCTGAATTTACTGGAGAAAAATTTAGAGATATTGCAAAAGCATTTGGTGTAAAACATACAAGAAAAATGTCGCCAGAAGAATATAGAAAAGCTGCGATTGATAAAGTAAGGGAACTGGCAAACGATGTTGGAATCCCAGACAACTTAAAAGGAATTATGGATATAAAGGATTTGGACTTTATTGCTGAATCTGCATTAAATGACGTTTGTACAGGTGGAAATCCACGAGATACAAATTTAGAAGATATAAAAGAATTGTATAAAAAATTATTATA
- the murA gene encoding UDP-N-acetylglucosamine 1-carboxyvinyltransferase, with protein sequence MVDGFRIKGKTPLNGVIKVSGAKNAALPIIIATLVAKGEYTLRNVPNLRDIRVTMRLLEDLGMQTEKLDDNTYRIINNGFKRNEASYEIVKQMRASFLVMGPMIANLDETVVSLPGGCAIGSRPVDLHLKGFEMLGADITRVHGYIHAKSDNLRGAEIPLGFPSVGATQNIMMAAVKTPGKTVISNAAREPEIVDLGNFLNKMGAKITGLGTPNIEIEGVKELHAVEYSIMPDRIEAGTYVIASLITEGDLKIQDARLEDLGVFKSELEAMGVKFEQNGDILTVIGKAKDLKPSKIKTLPHPGFPTDMQPQMMLLQTLVNGGSSMEETVFENRFMHVPEFNRMGADITIRHGVAFINGGLPLTGAEVMSSDLRAGAALVLAALAADGETIVNRVYHIDRGYDKLELKLNTVGAQIERIKLDV encoded by the coding sequence GTGGTTGATGGATTTAGAATAAAAGGAAAGACGCCTTTAAACGGTGTAATTAAAGTAAGTGGAGCGAAAAATGCAGCACTTCCAATAATTATCGCAACACTTGTTGCCAAAGGGGAGTACACTTTAAGAAATGTGCCAAATTTACGTGATATAAGAGTAACAATGAGATTACTTGAAGATCTAGGAATGCAGACTGAAAAACTGGATGATAACACTTACAGAATAATAAACAATGGCTTTAAAAGAAATGAAGCGAGTTATGAAATTGTAAAGCAAATGAGAGCTTCATTTTTAGTAATGGGGCCTATGATTGCAAACTTGGATGAAACTGTTGTTTCGTTGCCTGGAGGATGCGCCATTGGTTCACGTCCAGTTGACTTGCATCTAAAAGGATTTGAAATGCTAGGTGCAGATATTACAAGAGTTCACGGATATATTCACGCAAAATCAGATAATTTAAGAGGTGCGGAAATTCCTTTAGGTTTCCCAAGCGTCGGGGCTACACAGAATATTATGATGGCAGCAGTAAAGACACCAGGAAAAACTGTTATTTCAAATGCAGCAAGAGAGCCTGAAATTGTTGACTTAGGAAATTTTCTAAACAAAATGGGGGCTAAAATTACAGGACTTGGTACACCTAATATTGAAATTGAAGGGGTTAAAGAGCTTCATGCAGTGGAATATTCAATTATGCCAGATAGAATTGAGGCAGGAACTTATGTAATAGCGTCATTAATTACAGAGGGAGATTTGAAAATACAGGATGCAAGGCTTGAAGATCTGGGAGTATTTAAATCAGAATTGGAAGCTATGGGAGTGAAATTTGAGCAAAACGGAGATATTTTAACTGTAATAGGGAAAGCAAAAGACTTGAAGCCGTCAAAAATAAAAACATTGCCACATCCTGGATTTCCAACAGATATGCAGCCTCAAATGATGCTGCTTCAAACCCTTGTAAATGGTGGAAGCTCAATGGAAGAAACTGTATTTGAAAATAGATTCATGCACGTGCCTGAATTTAACAGAATGGGAGCAGATATTACCATAAGACATGGAGTAGCCTTTATAAATGGAGGGCTTCCGTTAACAGGTGCAGAAGTGATGTCTTCAGACTTGAGAGCGGGAGCGGCACTGGTTTTAGCAGCACTTGCGGCAGATGGTGAAACAATTGTGAACAGAGTTTACCATATAGACAGAGGATACGACAAATTAGAATTAAAATTAAACACAGTTGGTGCTCAAATAGAAAGAATTAAGCTAGATGTTTAA
- a CDS encoding DUF1694 domain-containing protein, protein MGINVNRSYGTDDVMKCMEEATDRAVNAQAEKSLFLGEYKERIIKALTFDEIKEKGIYYEIEEALENKDVAKMVISRHANFDDIKKYIEIAKKKKIPYKMIDNLVCSGQIALVVAAKDAIVHEAGDEIVATSKLEMCHLKHLPDVYYEAMESAICDFHMDIIKKEMPEYAKNYKELTFMDKLFGSKCPICQKLGGKKRG, encoded by the coding sequence ATGGGAATTAACGTTAATAGAAGTTATGGAACAGACGACGTTATGAAATGTATGGAGGAAGCGACAGACAGAGCTGTAAATGCGCAAGCTGAAAAAAGCTTATTTCTTGGAGAATATAAAGAACGGATTATAAAGGCTCTTACCTTTGATGAAATAAAGGAAAAAGGGATTTATTATGAAATAGAAGAGGCTTTGGAAAATAAAGATGTGGCAAAAATGGTAATTTCACGTCATGCAAACTTTGATGATATAAAAAAATATATTGAAATAGCTAAAAAGAAAAAGATACCATATAAAATGATAGATAATCTAGTCTGTTCAGGGCAAATAGCACTTGTAGTAGCAGCAAAAGATGCCATTGTACACGAAGCTGGAGATGAAATTGTGGCAACATCGAAGTTGGAGATGTGCCATCTGAAACATTTGCCAGATGTATATTATGAAGCGATGGAAAGTGCAATTTGTGATTTTCATATGGATATTATAAAAAAAGAAATGCCAGAATACGCAAAAAATTATAAAGAATTAACTTTTATGGATAAACTCTTTGGATCAAAATGTCCAATATGTCAAAAATTAGGAGGAAAAAAACGTGGTTGA
- a CDS encoding phospholipid phosphatase, with amino-acid sequence MKENRELRRHKDEKLRVLLITIVTYFVFLIIKKMGIVTPYLGIVMLILLYMYANYNLINMFFISKRTTFKIYAFLLLEVIYLYTFNISIRGAILYVIFFSLLFFSIRKDEGREEIPKITKFVQIFLIFKVVFVLTMLIF; translated from the coding sequence ATGAAGGAAAATCGTGAATTAAGAAGACATAAGGATGAAAAGTTGCGAGTATTATTAATTACAATAGTAACGTATTTTGTATTTCTAATAATAAAAAAAATGGGAATAGTAACTCCATATCTAGGAATCGTTATGCTAATTTTACTTTATATGTACGCAAACTATAATTTGATAAATATGTTTTTCATAAGTAAAAGAACGACTTTTAAAATATATGCCTTTCTTTTGCTGGAAGTAATTTATTTATATACATTTAACATTTCTATTAGAGGTGCTATCTTATACGTTATTTTCTTTTCACTTCTGTTTTTTTCCATAAGAAAAGATGAAGGAAGGGAAGAAATACCGAAAATAACTAAATTTGTTCAAATATTTCTTATATTTAAAGTAGTTTTTGTATTGACTATGTTGATTTTTTAA
- a CDS encoding tyrosine-type recombinase/integrase, with protein MGQKSIDIENVENGNLDLIKSISNTEEKNNETNSEEKIKGKKKKISRENKMQIREFLDFLEFEKGSSQNTVTGYNRDLIQFFLFVQKNFSEIEEKDIFKYIEKLNEKLRRNSVLRKVSALKTFYKFCYLNRDVEKDPTGMVKTLKREQRLPEILTLKEMKQIVDNCPHTPEGMRNKLIIKILIATGARISEILNLEIKDVENQDYEFIKVLGKGSKYRIIPIYDSLENEIKNYLTIYRPKLKNASESFKIFPNTRREKFWKDLKTIAKNAKIEKNVYPHIFRHSLATILLGNGADVRIVQEILGHANITTTEIYTHVEKSKLKMIYDNIKLGDD; from the coding sequence ATGGGACAAAAAAGTATTGATATAGAAAATGTGGAAAATGGAAATTTAGATTTAATCAAAAGCATTTCTAATACTGAGGAAAAAAATAATGAAACTAATTCAGAAGAAAAAATAAAAGGGAAAAAGAAAAAAATATCACGTGAAAATAAAATGCAGATCAGGGAATTTCTTGATTTTCTGGAATTTGAAAAGGGGAGTTCCCAAAACACTGTTACTGGATATAATCGGGATTTGATACAGTTTTTTCTATTTGTTCAAAAAAATTTTTCTGAAATTGAAGAAAAGGATATTTTTAAATATATAGAAAAATTGAATGAAAAATTGAGAAGAAATTCGGTTTTGAGAAAAGTTTCGGCATTAAAGACATTTTATAAATTCTGCTATTTGAATAGGGATGTGGAAAAAGATCCGACGGGCATGGTAAAAACTTTGAAACGTGAGCAGAGGCTTCCTGAAATTTTAACATTAAAGGAAATGAAGCAAATCGTGGATAATTGTCCGCACACGCCTGAAGGGATGAGAAATAAGCTGATTATTAAAATTCTAATTGCAACTGGAGCAAGAATTTCAGAAATATTGAATCTCGAAATAAAAGACGTGGAAAATCAGGACTATGAATTTATAAAGGTACTTGGAAAAGGTTCAAAATACCGTATAATACCGATTTATGACAGTCTTGAAAATGAAATAAAAAATTATTTGACTATTTACAGGCCAAAATTGAAAAATGCGAGCGAAAGTTTTAAGATTTTTCCAAATACCCGACGGGAAAAGTTCTGGAAGGATTTAAAGACGATTGCGAAAAATGCAAAAATTGAAAAAAATGTTTATCCGCATATTTTTAGACATTCACTTGCGACAATTTTACTTGGAAATGGTGCAGACGTGCGTATCGTTCAAGAAATATTAGGACATGCCAACATTACAACAACTGAAATCTATACACATGTGGAAAAGTCCAAACTAAAAATGATTTATGATAACATAAAGTTAGGAGATGATTAG